One genomic window of Myxococcales bacterium includes the following:
- a CDS encoding VWA domain-containing protein has translation MARLFLCALALTIAAASARADDHPRLEMIAAGNVRAELPLVASDMRVAVRGAIAQVRHTQHFANPATTAIEAVYIFPLPERAAVGAMTMRIGARTIVAKIARREDARATYERARAVGQTAALLEQERPNVFTQSVSGILPGEVIDIELTYDVLLEPHDGWTELALPTVVGPRYIPGAPSGTRTGVGVAADTERVPDAARISPPLQAMGAPATVFAFGLDLQPGLPVAEVDSPTHELIATELDHDHLAIALAAPAAAADKDLVVRWRVEVAEPTIGVLAGFAGAEGYLSAIIQPPELPPIAAAPRELVFVLDTSGSMAGPPLALVQRAIRYALDHVQPGDRIRILNFSIDVGGLDGGALLAATPANLRRARGFVDGLASAGGTEMLAGIRAALADPPTDGRVRYVCFMTDGFIGNDDEILAEIARTRAANVHLFSFGVGSSVNRSLLDEMARDGHGASQILLLDDPPEPQIARFFRQLVAPMWSDVRVEFPGLGVTDVTPAIVGDLFAGQPIVVTARYAAGARGRVRVIGRIGDQVATLEQAIALPGAGGDGALLGRLWARHRIRELAAAGRTGDAEAARGAITTIALAHALASPYTSFVAVDDRPRVEGQPVPTLAVPVITQSITDEYTRNIPTGRTFGTVLGSAAGSQGDGYGGETIEISDRAPMIDTSSTSTGYTIDGSTGPHDVAQNSAGVGDARGELSVAAGLDRGGGGLAEIRGQVGLTLTPRYQLGFGAGLTLRPSSPSTFGFLATLTRWGLWRQLALRLGLGLGATLDDDVTPAPAWRAELLHPLPRLGRARPLLSLGLGEQLDDDHGAAATLGVSLAF, from the coding sequence ATGGCACGCCTGTTCCTGTGCGCGCTCGCGCTGACGATCGCGGCTGCGTCGGCTCGCGCCGACGACCACCCTCGACTCGAGATGATCGCGGCCGGCAACGTCCGCGCCGAGCTGCCGCTGGTCGCGAGCGACATGCGGGTCGCGGTCCGCGGCGCGATCGCCCAGGTCCGCCACACCCAGCACTTCGCCAACCCGGCGACGACCGCGATCGAGGCGGTCTACATCTTCCCGCTGCCCGAGCGCGCGGCGGTCGGCGCCATGACCATGCGCATCGGCGCGCGGACGATCGTGGCCAAGATCGCGCGGCGCGAGGACGCCCGGGCCACCTACGAGCGGGCGCGCGCGGTCGGCCAGACCGCGGCGCTGCTCGAGCAGGAGCGGCCCAACGTGTTCACCCAGTCGGTCAGCGGCATCCTGCCGGGCGAGGTCATCGACATCGAGCTGACCTACGACGTGCTGCTCGAGCCGCACGACGGCTGGACCGAGCTGGCGCTGCCGACGGTGGTCGGCCCGCGCTACATCCCCGGCGCGCCGTCCGGAACCCGGACCGGCGTCGGCGTCGCGGCCGACACCGAGCGCGTGCCCGACGCGGCCCGGATCTCGCCGCCGCTCCAGGCGATGGGCGCGCCGGCGACCGTCTTCGCCTTCGGGCTCGACCTGCAGCCGGGCCTGCCGGTGGCCGAGGTCGACAGCCCGACCCACGAGCTGATCGCCACCGAGCTCGATCACGATCACCTCGCGATCGCGCTGGCGGCGCCGGCCGCGGCCGCGGACAAGGACCTGGTGGTGCGCTGGCGGGTCGAGGTCGCCGAGCCCACCATCGGCGTGCTGGCCGGGTTCGCCGGCGCCGAGGGCTACCTGTCGGCGATCATCCAGCCGCCCGAGCTGCCGCCGATCGCCGCGGCGCCGCGCGAGCTGGTGTTCGTGCTCGACACCTCGGGCTCGATGGCGGGGCCGCCGCTGGCGCTGGTCCAGCGGGCGATCCGGTACGCGCTCGATCACGTGCAGCCCGGCGACCGGATCCGCATCCTCAACTTCTCGATCGACGTCGGCGGGCTCGACGGTGGCGCCCTGCTGGCGGCGACGCCGGCCAACCTGCGCCGGGCCCGGGGCTTCGTCGACGGGCTGGCCAGCGCCGGCGGCACCGAGATGCTGGCCGGCATCCGCGCGGCCCTGGCCGATCCGCCGACCGACGGCCGCGTCCGGTACGTCTGCTTCATGACCGACGGGTTCATCGGCAACGACGACGAGATCCTCGCGGAGATCGCGCGGACCCGGGCGGCCAACGTCCACCTGTTCTCGTTCGGCGTCGGCTCGTCGGTCAACCGGTCCCTGCTCGACGAGATGGCTCGCGACGGGCACGGCGCGTCGCAGATCTTGCTGCTCGACGACCCGCCCGAGCCGCAGATCGCGCGGTTCTTCCGCCAGCTGGTGGCGCCGATGTGGAGCGACGTGCGGGTCGAGTTCCCGGGGCTGGGCGTCACCGACGTGACCCCGGCGATCGTGGGCGATCTGTTCGCGGGCCAGCCGATCGTCGTGACCGCGCGCTACGCCGCGGGCGCGCGCGGGCGGGTGCGGGTGATCGGTCGGATCGGCGACCAGGTCGCGACGCTCGAGCAGGCCATCGCGCTGCCGGGCGCCGGCGGCGACGGCGCGCTCCTGGGTCGGCTGTGGGCGCGGCACCGCATCCGCGAGCTGGCGGCGGCGGGCCGCACCGGCGACGCCGAGGCCGCGCGCGGGGCGATCACGACGATCGCGCTGGCCCACGCGCTGGCGTCTCCGTACACGTCGTTCGTCGCGGTCGATGACCGGCCGCGGGTCGAGGGCCAGCCGGTGCCGACGCTGGCGGTGCCGGTGATCACGCAGTCGATCACCGACGAGTACACCCGCAACATCCCGACCGGCCGTACGTTCGGGACGGTGCTGGGCTCCGCCGCCGGCAGCCAGGGCGACGGCTACGGCGGCGAGACCATCGAGATCAGTGACCGCGCGCCGATGATCGATACGTCGTCGACCTCGACGGGCTATACGATCGACGGGTCGACCGGCCCGCACGACGTCGCGCAGAACAGCGCCGGCGTCGGGGACGCGCGCGGCGAGCTGAGCGTGGCGGCGGGCCTCGACCGCGGCGGCGGCGGCCTCGCCGAGATCCGCGGCCAGGTCGGGCTGACGCTGACGCCGCGGTACCAGCTCGGGTTCGGGGCCGGGCTGACGCTGCGGCCGTCGTCGCCGTCGACCTTCGGCTTCCTGGCGACGCTGACGCGCTGGGGCCTGTGGCGCCAGCTGGCGCTGCGCCTGGGGCTCGGGCTCGGCGCG